In Luteibacter mycovicinus, a genomic segment contains:
- a CDS encoding ABC transporter permease: MSQGGLPKDARRVADDSPLPVIVLTAFGLLATLFGAFLRIAPNRLLSGHAYSPHAWVLAAIWGIALVGAIVRWPGRRIVVGLLAWLAMTGLPLLAGIDAHAWLMRAAASTRVQLGAGFWLAWLAAALLLLDRLRPARRVVQVVAWFAALVAIAIMAAAGALDGLALVREYAAQRAPFADALLTHVAIAVVTLAVALLIGAPLGGWAWRAKRGGGALVGLLTFLQTVPSLAPFALLIGPFAWLANAWPALGAIGFGGTGAAPAVFALVLYALLPVVRYTVAGLDAVAPEALEAAHGLGMSRWQVLARVQLPLGWPVLLAGLRIVAVQTIGLAAVAALIGAGGLGRFVFLGIGQGATDMVLLGTLAIIGLALAADVLFQGLLALTETPA; the protein is encoded by the coding sequence TTGAGCCAAGGTGGACTTCCGAAGGACGCACGGCGTGTCGCCGACGACTCCCCGCTTCCGGTGATCGTCCTGACCGCTTTCGGTCTTCTCGCGACGCTCTTCGGCGCTTTCCTGCGCATCGCGCCGAATCGGCTTCTCAGCGGCCACGCGTACAGTCCGCATGCATGGGTGCTGGCGGCGATCTGGGGCATCGCGCTGGTCGGCGCGATCGTACGGTGGCCGGGCCGGCGGATCGTAGTCGGCCTACTCGCCTGGCTGGCGATGACGGGGCTTCCGCTGTTAGCGGGCATCGATGCCCACGCGTGGCTGATGCGCGCCGCGGCGAGCACACGCGTCCAGCTCGGTGCCGGCTTCTGGTTGGCGTGGCTGGCGGCCGCGCTGCTACTGCTGGATCGGTTGCGGCCGGCGCGTCGCGTGGTACAGGTCGTCGCGTGGTTCGCTGCGCTGGTCGCCATCGCGATCATGGCGGCCGCCGGTGCACTCGACGGTCTCGCGCTTGTCCGTGAGTACGCTGCGCAACGCGCCCCGTTCGCCGATGCCTTGCTTACCCATGTCGCGATCGCCGTCGTCACGCTGGCCGTCGCCTTGCTGATCGGTGCGCCGCTCGGAGGATGGGCCTGGCGCGCGAAGCGCGGAGGCGGCGCACTGGTCGGGCTGCTGACCTTCCTGCAGACCGTGCCTTCGCTGGCGCCGTTCGCGTTGTTGATCGGTCCCTTCGCGTGGCTGGCGAACGCATGGCCGGCGCTGGGTGCGATCGGCTTCGGCGGTACGGGCGCGGCGCCCGCCGTCTTCGCTCTCGTTCTGTATGCGCTGCTTCCCGTGGTCCGCTACACGGTCGCCGGACTCGACGCGGTGGCACCAGAGGCGCTGGAGGCCGCGCATGGCCTTGGCATGAGCCGCTGGCAGGTGCTGGCGCGCGTGCAGTTGCCGCTGGGCTGGCCCGTACTGCTCGCCGGCCTGCGCATCGTCGCGGTGCAGACGATCGGGCTGGCGGCCGTCGCCGCGCTCATCGGCGCGGGCGGCCTGGGCCGTTTCGTCTTCCTCGGCATCGGCCAGGGTGCCACGGACATGGTGTTGCTCGGTACGCTCGCGATCATCGGTCTTGCACTGGCGGCCGATGTTCTTTTTCAGGGTCTGCTCGCGTTGACGGAGACTCCCGCATGA
- a CDS encoding ABC transporter ATP-binding protein: MIEFDRVHKRYGEHVVIDDLSLRIEDGEFFVLVGPSGSGKSTLLRTVNRLEPVDRGTVHVDGEDVATRDVEALRRGIGYAIQSVGLFPHRTVAENIATVPRLLGWADAAIRARVAELIELLRLDEPGIADRYPATLSGGQQQRVGVARALAARPRIVLMDEPFGALDPLTRESLQQSLKTIQRDSGTTILFVTHDMDEAFSLGDRVALMLDGKIAQVGTPLQLIREPADQRVHEFVGGTRTRLRELAVRSVRESARPGEQADGDALDIAASLQDALASMLAQGRDRLPVEEHGRPFGVIRLVDLVAPRP, encoded by the coding sequence ATGATCGAGTTCGATCGCGTCCACAAACGTTACGGCGAGCACGTCGTCATCGATGACCTCTCCCTGCGCATCGAGGATGGCGAATTCTTCGTCTTGGTCGGCCCGTCGGGATCGGGCAAATCCACGCTGCTGCGCACGGTCAACCGGCTCGAACCGGTCGATCGCGGCACCGTGCACGTCGACGGTGAAGACGTGGCGACGCGCGACGTCGAGGCCCTGCGTCGGGGGATCGGCTACGCGATTCAGTCGGTCGGTCTGTTTCCACATCGTACGGTGGCCGAGAATATCGCCACGGTGCCGCGTCTCCTCGGATGGGCCGACGCGGCGATCCGTGCGCGCGTGGCCGAGCTGATCGAACTGCTGCGACTCGACGAGCCCGGAATCGCGGATCGCTATCCGGCCACGTTATCCGGCGGACAGCAGCAGCGTGTCGGTGTGGCGCGCGCGTTGGCGGCGCGGCCGCGCATCGTGCTGATGGACGAACCGTTCGGCGCACTCGATCCGCTGACGCGCGAGTCGCTGCAGCAAAGTCTCAAGACCATTCAGCGCGACAGCGGTACGACGATCCTGTTCGTCACCCACGATATGGACGAGGCCTTCAGCCTTGGCGATCGCGTGGCGCTGATGCTCGACGGCAAGATCGCGCAGGTCGGCACACCGCTCCAGCTCATCCGCGAGCCCGCCGACCAACGCGTGCACGAATTCGTGGGCGGTACGCGCACCCGCCTGCGCGAACTGGCCGTGCGTTCGGTGCGCGAAAGCGCGCGTCCCGGCGAGCAGGCCGACGGTGATGCACTCGATATCGCCGCCTCGTTGCAGGACGCACTGGCGTCGATGCTCGCGCAGGGGCGCGACCGCTTACCGGTGGAAGAGCATGGGCGGCCCTTCGGCGTCATTCGCCTCGTCGATCTGGTGGCGCCGCGGCCGTGA
- a CDS encoding glycine betaine ABC transporter substrate-binding protein has translation MRRRLGLLLVVLAAFAFAVQAQDAVRVGSKADNEGALLGQIVLQVLKHAGIPVVDRTQLGPTSIVRRALMNGDLDVYPEYTGNAAFFFHRESDPAFRDADKAWALAASLDGAANHLVWLRPAPADNHWAIGVRPDVARRHRLRTLDDFSRWVRAGGDVYLAGSAEFVESDAALPAFQSAYGFALRGDQLLVLAGGDTSATIKAAAEGTSGVNATMVYSTDGALAVTGLVVLDDPKHVEMVYQPAAVVRDAVLRRYPGMRGSLEAAFRPLTVDVLRQLNARTQIDGEDASVVAADYLRKQGMLP, from the coding sequence TTGCGTCGCCGTCTCGGCCTCCTGCTCGTCGTCCTCGCCGCTTTTGCCTTTGCGGTGCAGGCGCAGGACGCGGTGCGCGTGGGCTCCAAGGCGGACAATGAGGGCGCCCTGCTGGGCCAGATCGTGCTGCAGGTGCTGAAGCACGCGGGCATCCCCGTCGTCGATCGCACGCAGCTGGGTCCGACGTCCATCGTGCGCAGGGCGCTCATGAACGGCGATCTGGACGTCTATCCGGAATACACGGGTAACGCCGCCTTTTTCTTCCACAGGGAAAGCGATCCGGCGTTTCGCGATGCGGACAAGGCATGGGCGCTGGCCGCCTCGCTCGATGGAGCGGCCAACCATCTGGTCTGGTTGCGTCCCGCCCCCGCGGACAACCACTGGGCGATAGGCGTCCGTCCCGATGTCGCCCGGCGGCACCGACTGCGTACGCTGGACGATTTTTCACGCTGGGTGCGTGCGGGTGGCGACGTCTACCTGGCAGGCTCGGCCGAGTTCGTCGAGAGCGACGCGGCGCTGCCCGCGTTTCAGTCCGCTTACGGATTCGCGCTGCGCGGCGATCAGCTGCTGGTGCTTGCGGGCGGCGATACGTCGGCGACGATCAAGGCCGCGGCCGAGGGCACCTCCGGCGTCAACGCCACCATGGTGTATTCGACCGACGGCGCGCTCGCGGTGACGGGCCTGGTGGTGCTCGACGACCCGAAGCACGTCGAGATGGTTTACCAGCCGGCCGCCGTGGTGCGCGACGCCGTGCTGCGTCGTTATCCGGGCATGCGCGGGTCGCTCGAAGCGGCGTTCAGGCCGCTCACCGTGGACGTACTTCGCCAGCTCAACGCACGCACGCAGATCGATGGGGAGGACGCTTCCGTCGTCGCCGCGGATTACCTTCGCAAGCAGGGGATGCTGCCTTGA